The Candidatus Lokiarchaeota archaeon genomic sequence AGGGATTAGGGTTTACGTCAACGTTTTTAAACCAAAACCCACGAGCTTATCTCAGTAATTCGGAGTAGCATGTTCCGATAGATCATTCAAATCAGAAGTGGCTACTATGGGTAAAGGAACTCCATCCAAAGGCAAGAAAGGCAAGACAACTCACATTCGTTGTAGAAGATGTGGTAGACGATCTTACAATGTCAAGAAGAAGCGATGTG encodes the following:
- a CDS encoding 50S ribosomal protein L37e; translation: MGKGTPSKGKKGKTTHIRCRRCGRRSYNVKKKRCAACGFGASSKMRDPSWSNHKKVNGTRVH